Proteins from a single region of Streptomyces spinoverrucosus:
- the tgmA gene encoding putative ATP-grasp-modified RiPP, translating into MQPFALNYARPAAELDVATPYAYDPGLQLNVLFDGRIAATDLALLRELATTTSTAGSKTHFDD; encoded by the coding sequence ATGCAACCGTTCGCGCTCAACTACGCACGCCCGGCGGCGGAGTTGGACGTCGCCACGCCGTACGCGTACGACCCCGGCCTGCAGTTGAACGTGCTGTTCGACGGGCGGATCGCCGCTACGGACCTCGCGCTGCTCAGAGAGCTGGCGACGACGACCTCCACCGCCGGCTCGAAGACGCACTTCGACGACTGA
- a CDS encoding DUF1232 domain-containing protein produces the protein MDSTTAVLAVVAVIAALLLAAAVGLLVRLIRARRGLRRAGLPTGPRWVFWGAVLYFVLPTDLLPDPVYLDDVGVLLLALRTLRAPLSAGSHRTPAEVGKPGEPA, from the coding sequence GTGGATTCCACCACAGCAGTGCTCGCCGTCGTCGCCGTGATCGCGGCGCTCCTGCTCGCCGCGGCCGTGGGGCTGCTGGTACGGCTGATCCGGGCCCGGCGCGGACTGCGCCGGGCCGGGCTGCCGACCGGGCCACGCTGGGTGTTCTGGGGCGCCGTCCTGTACTTCGTACTGCCGACCGACCTGTTGCCCGATCCGGTGTACCTGGACGACGTCGGCGTACTCCTGCTCGCTCTGCGCACCCTGCGCGCCCCTCTTTCCGCAGGGTCGCACCGCACCCCTGCCGAGGTCGGCAAGCCCGGCGAACCCGCCTGA